The Ktedonobacteraceae bacterium genome includes a window with the following:
- a CDS encoding helix-turn-helix transcriptional regulator — translation MSTNNHHPDVLPEANAPRSHPLDSMQFLARLLHLRQTLMVEPHAVVETMCHEVALAAAGQAQLRLYSKQGRLTRVPSFWQSFPVEIDGREYGTLSFAPDATAPDRPVVPVPVAQVAASICALFLYRIELLLLNKGRSPSGNTSITPTFTPREREVLTLLCRGDDLQAITNALHITEDTAGQHRRRIYTKLGVQNEREAVFAAFSAGLFFPLADLAPRILPEHDLLEPR, via the coding sequence ATGTCTACCAACAACCATCACCCTGATGTATTACCGGAAGCCAACGCACCTCGTTCTCATCCTCTTGATTCCATGCAGTTTCTTGCGCGCCTGCTGCACCTGCGGCAGACCCTGATGGTAGAGCCGCACGCAGTGGTGGAAACCATGTGCCACGAGGTAGCGCTTGCGGCAGCAGGACAGGCACAACTGCGCTTGTATAGTAAGCAGGGGAGACTGACTCGCGTTCCATCTTTCTGGCAGAGCTTTCCGGTTGAGATCGATGGGCGGGAATATGGAACACTCTCCTTCGCGCCTGATGCGACAGCGCCTGACCGCCCTGTCGTTCCTGTACCGGTGGCCCAGGTAGCCGCCAGTATCTGCGCCTTGTTCTTGTATCGCATAGAACTGCTCCTGCTCAACAAAGGAAGGTCTCCATCAGGAAACACTTCTATCACTCCCACCTTCACGCCTCGTGAAAGGGAGGTGCTCACATTGCTGTGCCGGGGCGATGACCTGCAGGCGATCACAAACGCCTTGCATATTACAGAGGATACAGCAGGCCAGCACCGCCGGCGCATCTATACGAAACTGGGCGTACAAAATGAACGGGAAGCCGTCTTTGCTGCATTTTCCGCCGGTTTGTTTTTTCCTCTTGCAGATCTTGCCCCTCGTATCCTGCCGGAGCATGACCTTCTGGAGCCACGCTAG